The genome window TCTTCGCTGTGCTTATCTCAACGGTCAACTTTCAATTTGATGTATGTGCCAAAGTGAGATGCACCCGTTTCTTGTTTCTAATTTCGGAGCTTCCAAGAGGCGCTGGTGTTAAAAAACCGGGTTTCTGTGTACTTAATGTCATATTTTGTTGTTAATTAAAAAGTATTGCTAGACTTGCGATCGAATAAATCACCGAATAAATAAGCAGGTAGATGCAAATAAGCCAGCAGGCAGTTCAGTCGGGTAATAAGCTGTAGCTTAAGTAGCTTGGCGGGAAAAATAATTTTTATGCAACTAAATATTAAGTAGCGTGATTAAACTTAAATTAAACACATTGTGTACGGTAGTTCTCTCTTTCTCCTCTAACTTCTAATCCATGAATTACGGCGTGGCAACTTCTAACTTCGAGTCGAATATCTCTCCCACTACTTCATCTTTTTTCATGGTTTTCCACTCCTATTCAATTGGGTTCATTTCAGTTCAATTTTTGGAAACCTAAAAATATGTAATACCTAATTTTGTAACTGCTCACCGCAACTGCGTTGCGGTATTGCCAAGGTCAGCGAGCGAGCTGGGTTCGCTCGATCGCTCCGTCAGGATTTGAGTCAAATAGGCAAAAATAGAGTATAGTAGCTTCCATGCTCAAACCAACTGCACTGACTTCGGAACCAGATGAAATAGCCATCGCAACTCAAAAGATGGCACAGGTAATGCTGTCCTTGACAGAATGGCTACTCAAGCAACAGCAGCAGCTCAAACAGCAACAGAGAAAACTTCAAGAAAAACAGCAGTTGATAGAAGAGCAGCAACAGGAGATCGAGCAGTTAAAAGAAGCACTCTCTAAGCTAAAAAACCGCACCTCATCAAACAGTTCGACTCCCCCATCGGCAGACCTGCTCAAAAAACCCAGCGACAAAAGTAAGCGAAAAAAAGGGAAAAAACGCGGTCCCAAATACGACCATCCAGGCAAGACACGCAATGGCTTTGGTCAGCCGGACAAAATTATTGAGTTGGCACCAGAAACATGTCCGGTGTGTCTAAAAGCAGTGGAACCAGTGACAGCAGCAAAACAGAAAGTACAACAAGTAGCCGAACTAATAGAGCAACCCGTAGAAATTAGAGAATATCGTCGCCCTTTGTGCCAATGTAACGATTGTGGTTGGTCGGGATACTCTCAATTACCGCCTGGTGTTAAAGAAGGATTCAGCTACGGCGGTAGATTGTGTAGCGTGGTTGGTTGGCTGGGATATGGGGGTAACTTACCTTGGCGAAAACAAGAATATTTCGTGGAACATGTCTTGGGAGTACCCATCTCTCAAGGAACTCTTGCCAAGATGCAGCGTTACTTCCAAGAAAGCTTGCAGCCCATCTACCAGCAATGGTTGAGCTACGTGCAACAACCCGGCGTGCGCTGCGTGGATGAAACGACTTACTGTATTGATGGCATCAAGTATTGGTTGTGGGTAGCAACGAGCGATCGAGTTTGCGTACTCCTATTAGCTCCTACCCGCAGTAGTGCTGAACTCAAACAGCTATTGGGAGAAAACTTTGAAGGTATTCTCAGTAGTGATTGTTTCAGTGCTTACAACCCCCAATCAGCCGGAGCGAAACAGAAATGTTTGACCCACCTAGAGCGAGATTTAGAAGCACTAAAACAGAGTCGTTTTGAGGGCAATCGGCTATTAGCTGAAGCAGTCACTAAAATTTTAGCTACTGCTAGAAGCAGGCATCGGGAATATCATGCTGGTCAATTGAGTCAGTCCGCGATGGCGGCCGGGCGTCGGGTACTAGAATCCCAATTGCAAAATGTCTTAATTAATGCTCCTGTTAAGGGTTGGCCTGCCGATGCCCAACGATTAGCCAAGCGGATGCAACGTTATTGGACAGAGTGGTTTACTTTTTTAGACCATCCAGAAGTTAAACCTGACAACAATGACGCCGAAAGAGCTTTACGTCCGGTAGTTGTACATCGGAAAGTAACTGGAGGAGCGCGCAGTAATTGGGGCGCTCAATTAGTAGCCCAAATGTTTAGCTTTTTAGAAACAGTTCGATTGCAAGGACATGAAGCGATAGCACAATTATATGAGTTACTTTGTTTAGCAGGTCGTAGTCCTCCAGGTTTATTGTTCAACTAAACTTAATTTTGGGCTTTTGACGGCAGCTATTTTTAGCGAGAGCCTCTATTTTGAGCTTGGGAAGTTTCCCGTTCCTACAAAACGTGGCAGCGTTTCACTCAACACTTGTGGCTCCATTTGCGATATCGCAACGCAGTTGCGGTGAGCAGTTACCTAATTTTTTATTTTTGTTTTAATTTTAAAATGTCTATTTCGGTGTATATTTCCTTGTTTTGGGCGACCATTGTAAAACTATAATTTAGCATTTTGTTGTGCATTATTGCCCCCTTATATTTATATAAGTGTTCCATGAAAAAACCCAATTACTCAACGGTCAACCCAGCTAATTTAATGTTGTACAATTTATACAATCATCTACAATCGCGCCGTCTCCTTGATTTCAGCAGTTTTTGCTCCCGAAAGTTGGTAATAAGTGTAACTCGGTTAAATCGAAGCACCAAACCCTGATGTATCCAAATACTTTTAGTCTATTTTTTCTACCGCCACAGCCAATTCTAATATATCTAGGTCTGGTTTAATTGGGTGTAATACAGCTTCTTGGTTTCCTTTAGGACTCTTCCTCCCTCGTTTCTAAATAAACCTTTTTTTAGTATTTTTTTTCGTCGTAATTTTAATATAATAACGCTTTTTTTTCAATTTAGAATTTCATCTAATACTGTTGTATGTAGGTAGTTTATTTTCTATACATTCTTATAAAAACTCTAGGGTTTTTTTATTTTAACTTTTGTTTTAAACCGCGATCGGGAAATTGCCCAGCCGTTTTCTGCATAGCTTTTGCCATTTAGATAAAATCTTTATCACTTTTTGTTGAGTCCAATTAATCCGGAACAGCTATTTTTACAAAATACCAGTCACGTGCATTTAATCTAACTACAAGCGCGGGTGTATTTAACTTTTTGTGCTACATCCGCTGTTCTCATTTTTCAGAGATTTTTATCTGACTTTTGAGTCAAAAATACCCTTAATATAGCGCCAACCCATAGAGTTGCATCAGTAGAAACATTCTCTGTATTCACTTATTTTTTGACTGACTTCGGTTTTTGATTCCCGATTTAGTTAAATTCTACTTGAGTGTTGACTTAGTGTCAGAGAATCGCTTTTATTTATTTTCTTTTAATCGGCTACTCGATCGACAATAATTATCAAAAGTTATCGTCCGGCTAGTTCTTCTAGAATAGGGTTTAACCTAGCCTCTTCCAAGCGTTATAACTTTCAAGTAATTTGCTTAAAAAATGCCAGAGTTTTTGTTCATTGCTTACTCCCACTACACTAGATATTGCTAGTAGTGTTTGACGCTTAATATCATAAAATCCCTACATGAAAGTAATTAAAAACCTCACAGACTCTAACTTTTGGGGAGGGAGCATCTCAATGAAAGCAGCCCTCCGCTAGAAATAGGAGTTAGGAGTCAGGAGTCAGAAGCCAAGAGAAAAGAGTCAGAAGTCAGAAGTCAGGAGCCAGAATCAGTGTTTTTACAAATATGAGATGCCCCCTTTGGGGGGAGCATTTTGTATGCTTTGTATAATTAACAGCAATCGTCAATCGTCAACAACTTTTATTATTACGGCAAGTTCTCCGAGTTGCCACACAGTCGTAAAGAGTGGAGGAGACTTTCTATTTTTAGAATATGATGAAACAGATAAAATAGCGTTAATCATTGTTTTTATTGTATTATGAAAATGATGAAATAGCGTTACCTGAGAGTAGCAGAAATTTCCTAAGTCATTTCAGGTAAAAGCGAACTGTAAGTACATATAATATTTAGAGAATGTCGTGCAGCTAAGTAACTCTTCTCGTTACTATGGCTGACCCCAGACTACGCTATCAGCTCATGTTTTTAAGGCGAAGTGTTTAAAAAAATAATCAGCAATAAAACCCTATAAACTCATGTTCATGCGTACTACGGCTCTCACTCCAATAGAACTCAGGACTGCGATCGTCCGGGAGCCCTTGGTGGTTTCGCCGGATACGACGGTGATGGATGCGATCGCCCAAATGAGCGGCGTCCGATCGCTCTGCAACACCCCTAGAACGGCCGATGGTCAACTCGACGACCTCCACCTAGAGGCGCGATCGAGTTGCGTGTTGGTAGTGGAAAACGAGCAATTGGTCGGCGTACTGACGGAGCGAGACGTGGTGCGGCTCAGTGCCCAACAGCGTTGCTTGGAGAATGTCGCGATGCGGGAGGTAATGGCACACCCCGTCGTCACCCTCCGCGAGTCCGCCTTCACCGATTTATTTTTGGCGATTAATCTGCTCCGGGAGCACCACATTCGCCATTTGCCCATCCTGGACGAGCTCGATCGCCTAGTGGGCCTAGTGACTCACGAAAGTCTGCGCCAAACCTCTCGACCGATCGACCTGCTGCGGTTGCGTACGGTAGCAGAAGTGATGACCCGCGAAGTGATTTGTGCTGCGCCAGATTCTTCCCTACTGACGATCGTCCAACTTATGGCAGAGCATCGCGTCAGTTCCGTGATGATTGTGCACCCGGGCGGAATCTCTACTGAACCGCTACAAATTCCAGTGGGGATTCTCACCGAGCGGGATATTGTGCAATTTCAGGCCTTGGGCTTGAACCTGGAAACCTGTCTAGCTCAGGCGGTAATGAGTACGCCGATTTTTGCCGTCAGATCCGACGATTCGCTCTGGACTGTGCAGCAGATCGTGGAGCAGCGATCGATCCGTCGGTTGGCGGTGACAGGGGAGCTAGGAGAACTATTGGGCATCGTCACCCAGACCAGTTTGCTGCAAGCCCTCAGCCCGCTGGAGCTATACAAACTGGTCCAGAAGTGGGAAGAGAAGGTGGTGCGCCTAGAGGCGGAAAAGGTGGCGCTGCTGGCAAATCGCAACGTTGAGCTCGAGCAGCAGGTGGCAGCTCGGACAGCCGCCCTCAAAGCAAAGGCCGATCGAGAGCAACTTCTCAATACCATTGCCGAGCAGATCCGCTCGTCCCTGAATTTGTCAGATATTCTGCATACTACAGTGCAGGAAATTCACTCGCTTCTGGGGTGCGATCGCGTCATCATTTACCAGTTTCAGTCTGAGTTGAGCGGCACCGTGATTGCGGAAGCGATTACCGACACTGGGCGATCGGTGCTCTATAGGGAAGCCCGCGATCCTTGCATGAGTCCAGAATGGCTTGAACCGTATCGCCAGGGCAGAATTCGCGTCATCAACGATATCTACGACGCAGAAATGACCCAGTGCCATCAGGAAATGTTAGTGGGGTTTGATATTCGCGCCAAGCTGATGGTGCCGATCGTGATTGAGCAACAACTGCGCGGATTAACGATCGCCAGTTATCGAGCCGCTCCACACTCTTGGACGACTGACGAGATCGAACTCCTGCGACAAGTTTCTCTGCAGGTGGCGATCGCCCTCGGGCAAGCCGCGATCCAGCAAAAATTGCAGAATGAACTGGTAAAGCGACAGCGGATCGAAGCCACCCTGATCGAGAGCGAACAACGCTACGCCGCCCTTGCCGCTGCTGCTCCGGTGGGGATTTTTCGCACCGATGCGGAGGGGCTATGTACCTATGTCAACGATCGCTACTTTCAGATCGGCGGACTCAGACCAGGAGGCACTATCGGACAGGGATGGCAACAAGGAATACACCCCGACGATCGCGATTTGGTCATTGCCCAATGGGAGCAATTCATCCAAGGCAACGACTCTTTTGAACTCGAATATCGCTTTCAACGTCCCGACGGTACGGTAACGTGGGTTTACGGGCAGTGCGTCGCCGAACTCGATGCCAATGGAAATCGGAGCGGCTATATAGGCACCATTACCGACATTAGCGATCGCAAACGAACTGAAGTCCGCCTGCAAGAAAGCGAAGAACGCTACGCTAGCCTAGTGGCAGCCGTACCAGTGGGGATTTTCCGCGCCGATGCTTTGGGCAAGTGCATCTATGTTAACCATTGGTGGTGTCAGATCAGCGGACTTACCCCAAAAACCGCCGTCGGGGAAGGATGGAAACAAGGGCTGCACCCCGACGATCGCGATTGGGTCATGGCCGAATGCGAGCAATCTCTCCAAAGAAATCGCTCTTTCCAACTCGAATATCGCTTGCAACGTCCCGACGGTGCTGTGGCTTGGGTATATGGGCAGTCCGTTCCCGAACTGGATGCAGACGGGCAAGTAGTCGGCTATGTAGGAACTACTACAGACATCAGCGATCGCAAACAAGCCGAACAAAAACTCCAGCAACTCAACCAACAGCTAGAAACCAAAGTCGCAGAACGCACCCAAGAGCTCTGGCAAGTCAACAGCCTGCAACGCGCCATCCTCGATTGTGCTGATTACTCCATCATCTCCACAGACCCAACTGGCATCATCCAGACCTTTAATGCCGCAGCCGAAAGGATGCTGGGTTACAGTGCTCGAGAAATCATCGGCAAAGCCACCCCCCTACTCATCCACGATGCCAATGAGGTAATTGACCGGGCATCATCACTCTCTGCCGAACTAGGGCAAAATATTCCTCCCACCTTTGAGGTTTTTGTTGCCAAAGCACGCCAAGCTCCTGTCAGCGAAGAAGAGTGGAGCTATATCCGCAAAGATGGCTCTCGATTTCCTGTGTCGCTATCCATCAGCACCCTCAAGGATGTCAATCAGCAAATTATCGGCTTTTTAGGCATCGCCAAAGATATTAGCGATCGCAAACGTGCAGAATTGGAACTGCAGAAACTATCGGACCGCCTCGCCTTGTCCCTCAAATCAGGGGCGATCGGCTGTTGGGACTTCGATCTTGTACAGAACACCATCTTTTGGGATGAGCGGATGTACGAACTGTACGGTGTCACAAAACAATCTGATTCCCCTTTGCCTTACGACATTTGGGCAAACCGGCTACATCCGGAAGACCGCACCGCCACCGAAACCTTGCTCCAGCAAGCCGTCTTAGGACAGGCCAATTTTGAAACCGAGTTTCGAGTGTTGCATCCCGATGGCAGCCTCCACTTTATTAAAACCTTTGGTGTCCTCGTGCGAGATGCCCGAGGCAATCCCCAGAGCATGATTGGGGTCAACTTGGATATCAGCAGGCGCAAACAGGCTGAACTCCAACGACAGCAGTTAATTCAAGAATTATCAGCCTTTAAACAGG of Oscillatoria nigro-viridis PCC 7112 contains these proteins:
- the tnpC gene encoding IS66 family transposase translates to MAQVMLSLTEWLLKQQQQLKQQQRKLQEKQQLIEEQQQEIEQLKEALSKLKNRTSSNSSTPPSADLLKKPSDKSKRKKGKKRGPKYDHPGKTRNGFGQPDKIIELAPETCPVCLKAVEPVTAAKQKVQQVAELIEQPVEIREYRRPLCQCNDCGWSGYSQLPPGVKEGFSYGGRLCSVVGWLGYGGNLPWRKQEYFVEHVLGVPISQGTLAKMQRYFQESLQPIYQQWLSYVQQPGVRCVDETTYCIDGIKYWLWVATSDRVCVLLLAPTRSSAELKQLLGENFEGILSSDCFSAYNPQSAGAKQKCLTHLERDLEALKQSRFEGNRLLAEAVTKILATARSRHREYHAGQLSQSAMAAGRRVLESQLQNVLINAPVKGWPADAQRLAKRMQRYWTEWFTFLDHPEVKPDNNDAERALRPVVVHRKVTGGARSNWGAQLVAQMFSFLETVRLQGHEAIAQLYELLCLAGRSPPGLLFN